The following coding sequences are from one Parafrankia irregularis window:
- the recF gene encoding DNA replication/repair protein RecF (All proteins in this family for which functions are known are DNA-binding proteins that assist the filamentation of RecA onto DNA for the initiation of recombination or recombinational repair.) — MHLTHLSLTDFRSYPRLDLVLEPGVTTFVGSNGQGKTNLIEAIGFVATLGSHRVATDAPLVREGTTQAVVRSRIVRGDRAALVEIQIVPGKANRVRLNRAPVPRARDVAGLLATVLFAPEDLALVKGDPAERRRFLDELLVARSPRMAAVQADYERVLKQRSALLRTAGAARRSGGRGDLRTLDVWDGHLADHGAELLAARLALVEELRPRVRSAYAAVAGEDSPTDVDYRSTVPYRAIPDRTAATGHTDSGIELAPGAPDVSSAPTDQAVGPAPSAGQAEGAEGSDETRPGGRPSRSDLRAELAEAILTGLAAVRSQEIERGVTLVGPHRDDLLLSVKGRPARGYASHGESWSLALALRLASYDLLRADDREPVLLLDDVFAELDVRRRARLAALVAPAEQVLVTAAVEADVPAELAGVRFEVSSGEVRRVG; from the coding sequence GTGCATCTAACTCACCTGTCCCTGACTGACTTCCGGTCCTACCCACGGCTCGATCTGGTTCTGGAGCCGGGAGTCACGACGTTCGTTGGTTCGAACGGCCAGGGAAAGACGAATCTGATCGAAGCGATCGGATTCGTCGCCACGCTGGGTAGTCATCGGGTGGCGACGGATGCTCCGCTTGTGCGAGAGGGAACCACGCAGGCGGTCGTCCGGTCACGCATCGTGCGCGGTGACCGAGCGGCGTTGGTGGAGATCCAGATCGTGCCGGGGAAGGCGAACCGGGTGCGGCTGAACCGGGCACCGGTGCCACGGGCTCGCGACGTCGCCGGGCTGCTGGCAACGGTGCTCTTCGCGCCGGAGGACCTGGCCCTGGTGAAGGGCGATCCAGCCGAACGGCGTCGGTTCCTCGACGAGCTGCTTGTCGCCCGCTCGCCGCGCATGGCCGCCGTCCAGGCGGACTACGAACGGGTGCTGAAGCAGCGGTCCGCGCTGCTGCGAACCGCCGGTGCGGCGCGTCGATCCGGCGGCCGGGGCGATCTGAGGACGCTTGACGTCTGGGACGGTCATCTCGCAGACCACGGCGCGGAGCTGCTTGCGGCCCGTCTCGCGCTGGTCGAGGAGCTCAGGCCACGGGTGCGCAGCGCCTACGCGGCGGTCGCCGGCGAGGACTCGCCCACCGACGTCGACTACCGCTCGACGGTCCCATACCGGGCGATACCCGACCGGACGGCAGCCACCGGCCACACCGACTCGGGCATCGAGCTCGCTCCGGGTGCTCCCGACGTGTCGTCCGCGCCGACGGATCAGGCGGTCGGGCCGGCTCCGAGCGCAGGGCAGGCCGAAGGCGCCGAAGGCTCGGACGAGACGCGGCCCGGCGGTCGGCCCAGCCGTTCGGATCTGCGGGCCGAGCTGGCCGAAGCCATCCTGACCGGGCTGGCCGCGGTCCGCTCCCAGGAGATCGAACGCGGGGTCACCCTGGTCGGGCCGCATCGCGACGACCTCCTGCTGTCGGTGAAGGGGCGGCCGGCCCGGGGCTACGCGAGCCATGGCGAGTCCTGGTCGCTGGCGCTGGCGCTGCGGCTGGCCTCCTATGACCTGCTCCGAGCCGACGACCGGGAGCCTGTGCTGCTGCTGGACGACGTGTTCGCCGAGCTGGACGTCCGACGACGGGCCCGGCTCGCCGCCCTCGTCGCGCCGGCCGAGCAGGTTCTGGTGACCGCGGCGGTTGAGGCGGACGTCCCCGCCGAGCTGGCCGGGGTGCGGTTCGAGGTGAGCTCCGGGGAGGTGCGTCGTGTCGGCTGA
- the dnaN gene encoding DNA polymerase III subunit beta produces MKFRVERDEFTDAVAWTARTLPSRATTQLQVLAGLLLDATGPALKVAAFDYEVAAQGEVDATVTEEGRGLVNGKMLADITRSLPAAPVDVSVDGTRLVVVCGNARFALPMLPVDDYPTLPPMPEITGHIEGAAFGSAVAQVAVAAGRDDTLPVLTGVRLEIDGDTLTLAATDRYRLAVRTLKWRPATPDASGVALVPARTLLDTAKSLSGTGVEVAIALGTGPSGETLAGFAGNTRQTTTRLLEGTFPPYRKLLPDSSPLIAQLEIAPLTEAVKRVALVAPRTAPVQLTFTPDHLVLEAGTGGEAQASETLPVTYDGPELTVAFNPTYLLDALGALESDIVRIGFASDEDPALAANKPAILTGKGGDDQTEIPDYRYLLMPIRLNG; encoded by the coding sequence ATGAAGTTCCGCGTGGAACGGGACGAATTCACCGATGCGGTGGCCTGGACGGCGCGAACCCTGCCGAGCCGGGCAACCACCCAGCTGCAGGTGCTTGCCGGCCTGTTGCTCGACGCGACTGGTCCGGCGCTGAAGGTGGCCGCCTTCGACTACGAGGTCGCCGCACAGGGCGAGGTCGACGCCACCGTCACCGAAGAGGGCCGTGGCCTGGTCAACGGCAAGATGCTGGCGGACATCACCCGCTCACTGCCGGCAGCCCCGGTCGACGTCAGCGTGGATGGCACGAGGCTCGTCGTCGTCTGCGGCAACGCACGGTTCGCGCTGCCGATGCTGCCCGTCGACGACTACCCGACCCTGCCCCCGATGCCGGAGATCACCGGCCACATCGAGGGTGCCGCGTTCGGGAGCGCGGTCGCGCAGGTCGCGGTCGCCGCCGGGCGTGACGACACGCTGCCGGTCCTCACCGGCGTTCGGCTCGAGATCGACGGGGACACGCTCACCCTCGCCGCGACCGACCGGTACCGCCTCGCCGTTCGCACGCTCAAGTGGCGGCCCGCGACGCCGGACGCCTCCGGCGTCGCGCTGGTTCCGGCTCGTACCCTGCTCGACACCGCGAAGTCGCTGTCCGGCACCGGCGTCGAGGTGGCGATCGCGCTGGGAACCGGTCCGTCGGGGGAGACCCTGGCCGGCTTCGCGGGTAACACCCGCCAGACCACCACCCGGCTGCTCGAGGGCACGTTCCCGCCGTACCGCAAGCTGCTGCCCGACAGCTCACCGCTGATCGCACAGCTGGAGATCGCGCCGCTGACCGAGGCCGTGAAGCGGGTGGCCCTCGTGGCGCCCCGCACCGCTCCGGTGCAGCTCACGTTCACGCCCGATCACCTCGTCCTCGAGGCGGGCACGGGCGGCGAGGCCCAGGCGTCCGAGACGCTGCCGGTGACCTACGACGGCCCTGAGCTCACGGTCGCGTTCAACCCGACGTACCTGCTGGACGCACTCGGCGCGCTGGAGTCCGACATCGTCCGGATCGGTTTCGCCAGCGACGAGGACCCCGCGCTGGCGGCGAACAAGCCCGCGATCCTCACGGGCAAGGGCGGCGACGACCAGACCGAGATCCCCGACTATCGCTACCTGCTGATGCCCATTCGCCTCAACGGGTGA